The Methanohalophilus levihalophilus genome has a segment encoding these proteins:
- a CDS encoding ester cyclase, with the protein MGEADDSTEKKNKKTVMKVASAGWKPEVVSKYCSEDYLIHFGTADLDRDHLMEFMGSIHHALPDLRYKVNDIIAEGDKVVTRWVALGTHKRAFQGVLPTQQTVQFSGITISRLKNGKIVEDWEEVDQLNFSQQFGAFPQESM; encoded by the coding sequence ATGGGAGAAGCAGACGACTCTACAGAGAAAAAAAACAAAAAAACTGTGATGAAAGTCGCGAGTGCAGGCTGGAAACCGGAAGTAGTTTCTAAATACTGCTCAGAGGATTACCTGATTCATTTTGGAACTGCCGATCTGGATCGTGACCATCTGATGGAATTCATGGGATCAATCCATCACGCACTACCTGATCTCAGGTACAAGGTTAACGACATAATTGCAGAAGGAGATAAAGTCGTTACCCGTTGGGTTGCTCTAGGAACTCACAAACGAGCTTTCCAGGGGGTTTTACCTACACAGCAAACTGTCCAGTTTAGCGGAATTACTATTAGTCGCCTGAAAAACGGAAAAATTGTGGAAGACTGGGAAGAAGTCGATCAGCTGAATTTCAGCCAGCAGTTTGGAGCATTTCCTCAAGAATCAATGTGA
- a CDS encoding site-2 protease family protein — protein sequence MTNTTTALAVFFVYWMIVVLLEKRGILAKYNISTYGPILMIRTLRGQGLLNWLARPRNFWKKFADAGIILMFVGMFAMLLVVIVSDIALLSSLTTDSMPEPSSFNEARNIFLIPGVNEFIPLTWGIIALVVTLVVHELAHAVLCRAEDIRVKSMGLLVAIVPIGGFAEPDEDELFGEEEVDEEGNILGRVNPKATQKQRARILAAGVMSNFIVALIAFALLFGPVMGAIAPVGNALVMDVQNGSSAANAGIEGGMIITGINDVQISNVSELIAYTDTLANGSIVTVYASKDRIVEPYEVTVIQTADEIKTGIAINDIVDESPAEAVGLEAGMVILEIDGNPTETPDDFVSYMNTTTAGQEIELLIRTTTSDEPVSYRITLAAHPNPENEKGFLGIFYAPDGIRQTPLGITVGEYPAKEYLELLKSIPSMLTGIAGWIIIFGLPIVGFAGEGFPGFTGALTQLYQPVGWAEPLGVGIFWIANSLLWIGWLNFYVGLFNCMPAVPLDGGHVFRDYLQKFIGGIVRDTEKAKGLSSSIAAGFTILIIMSFAFMIFGPYLVHGF from the coding sequence TTGACAAATACAACAACTGCACTGGCAGTCTTTTTTGTTTACTGGATGATAGTAGTCCTGCTTGAAAAGAGGGGAATACTTGCTAAATATAACATCTCTACTTATGGCCCTATCCTCATGATCAGGACCCTCAGGGGACAGGGATTACTTAACTGGCTTGCAAGACCACGAAACTTCTGGAAAAAGTTTGCTGATGCGGGTATTATCCTCATGTTTGTGGGAATGTTCGCCATGTTGCTTGTGGTGATAGTCTCGGATATTGCCCTGCTGTCATCCCTTACTACAGATTCCATGCCGGAACCCAGTAGCTTTAATGAAGCAAGGAACATCTTCCTTATACCGGGAGTTAATGAATTCATACCCCTTACATGGGGAATAATTGCCCTTGTTGTTACCCTTGTGGTACACGAGCTTGCACATGCAGTTCTCTGCCGTGCCGAAGACATCCGTGTGAAATCAATGGGCCTGTTGGTTGCAATCGTGCCTATCGGCGGATTTGCCGAGCCTGACGAAGATGAACTGTTCGGAGAAGAGGAAGTTGATGAGGAAGGAAATATTCTCGGAAGAGTGAATCCTAAAGCTACGCAAAAACAACGTGCACGTATTCTTGCTGCAGGAGTTATGTCCAACTTTATTGTAGCCCTAATTGCTTTTGCACTTCTTTTTGGCCCTGTTATGGGAGCAATTGCACCTGTCGGAAACGCTCTGGTTATGGACGTGCAAAATGGATCCTCTGCAGCAAATGCCGGAATTGAGGGCGGAATGATAATAACCGGGATTAACGATGTCCAGATCTCCAACGTCAGCGAACTCATAGCCTACACAGATACACTTGCAAATGGCTCAATTGTAACTGTTTATGCATCAAAGGACAGGATTGTTGAACCCTATGAAGTGACAGTAATTCAAACCGCTGATGAAATAAAAACAGGCATTGCCATAAATGACATTGTGGATGAGTCACCCGCAGAAGCAGTAGGACTTGAAGCCGGAATGGTAATTCTGGAAATCGACGGAAACCCAACAGAAACTCCGGATGATTTCGTTTCATACATGAATACTACTACAGCAGGCCAGGAAATTGAACTTCTGATAAGAACAACAACCAGCGATGAACCTGTGTCTTACAGGATTACACTTGCTGCGCATCCAAATCCAGAGAATGAAAAAGGTTTCTTGGGAATTTTCTACGCACCGGATGGCATCCGGCAAACGCCCCTTGGAATAACCGTTGGTGAATATCCTGCAAAAGAATACCTGGAACTTCTCAAAAGTATCCCGTCAATGCTTACCGGCATAGCAGGATGGATAATCATTTTCGGATTGCCAATCGTAGGTTTTGCAGGAGAAGGATTCCCTGGATTTACAGGAGCACTTACGCAGCTTTACCAGCCTGTGGGATGGGCAGAACCTCTGGGAGTAGGAATATTCTGGATTGCGAATAGCTTGCTCTGGATCGGATGGCTGAATTTCTATGTAGGACTTTTCAACTGCATGCCTGCAGTTCCACTGGATGGTGGACATGTGTTCCGTGATTACCTGCAGAAATTTATTGGCGGAATTGTCAGGGATACCGAGAAGGCAAAAGGTCTTTCATCATCCATAGCAGCTGGATTTACAATCCTGATTATCATGTCATTCGCTTTCATGATATTCGGTCCGTATCTGGTGCATGGTTTCTGA
- a CDS encoding potassium channel family protein translates to MELPSILRKPLAKHLILALSVIIIHILLFLYFASREGQIEYVNVVDATYWVISTVTTVGYGDIVLTSMGGKIFTMIVQLTGVTMVFGILISFVVTPWFEKSLHTQLPRKAPPNLADHIIICGYNRLVETLIEELTEQNVDFLIVEEDEGIVESIAQRKLPCILGSSTSEEVLKNASIENARFLIANGNDEENANIVLTATNFADVYIIAVADEMSNVKYLKYAGADKIVSPKLVLGRFLGNKAVDPCSGNLGDATNFFDGYSIVELPIYPGSELLGKSLGASKIEEETGASIIGLRKSGVLTFEIKPTEIIRENSVLLATGTLEQLSYLKQMTRGGTICKLNT, encoded by the coding sequence ATGGAACTTCCATCCATTTTAAGAAAACCGCTTGCAAAGCACCTCATTTTAGCGCTCTCAGTGATCATAATCCATATCCTCCTTTTCCTTTATTTTGCTTCAAGAGAAGGACAAATAGAATACGTCAATGTTGTCGACGCCACCTACTGGGTCATCAGTACGGTTACAACTGTCGGGTATGGGGATATAGTGCTCACTTCAATGGGTGGGAAAATTTTCACAATGATTGTACAGCTTACAGGCGTGACAATGGTATTCGGGATACTCATTTCTTTCGTTGTGACACCATGGTTTGAAAAATCCCTTCACACACAATTGCCGAGGAAAGCGCCTCCGAATCTGGCCGATCACATAATAATATGCGGATACAACCGACTTGTTGAGACTCTCATAGAAGAGCTAACAGAGCAAAATGTAGATTTCCTTATAGTAGAAGAGGATGAGGGAATTGTGGAGAGCATTGCACAAAGGAAATTACCATGTATATTGGGTTCTTCAACAAGTGAAGAAGTCTTGAAAAATGCAAGCATTGAAAATGCACGTTTTTTGATAGCTAACGGGAATGATGAGGAAAACGCAAATATCGTCCTCACTGCAACAAACTTTGCAGATGTATACATAATTGCAGTTGCCGATGAAATGTCGAATGTAAAATACCTCAAATATGCCGGAGCAGATAAGATTGTGTCCCCGAAACTCGTTCTGGGAAGATTCCTGGGAAACAAGGCAGTTGATCCCTGTTCGGGAAATCTGGGAGATGCTACGAATTTCTTTGATGGGTATAGCATTGTGGAGCTGCCCATATATCCGGGAAGTGAACTGCTGGGCAAAAGTCTCGGAGCTTCCAAAATCGAAGAAGAAACTGGAGCATCTATTATAGGTCTTCGTAAAAGCGGCGTCCTGACTTTTGAAATCAAACCAACGGAAATTATTCGTGAAAATTCCGTTCTTCTTGCAACCGGAACACTGGAACAGCTTTCCTACCTTAAGCAAATGACACGTGGAGGGACAATATGCAAACTGAACACATAA
- a CDS encoding potassium channel family protein, which translates to MQTEHIIVMGYGDVGKNIIGILEKEKADFVVIDISEETFSKASFNYIVGNAADEEVLREAGIENASTVIITLNNDTSVIFATLIARGLNPLANIFARANSVDSIDKIYKAGADYVASLSIVAGQMLARITASCINVECEELKEEIHLYEGIEIEKYQIPENSALARKTPKELDLIRQMGCRVIGIQTGDNVIVKGFESHELLPGDIIAVAGTLESIGQFKQQYMHPVND; encoded by the coding sequence ATGCAAACTGAACACATAATTGTCATGGGCTACGGAGACGTCGGGAAGAATATTATCGGAATACTTGAGAAAGAAAAGGCAGATTTCGTAGTCATAGATATTTCCGAAGAAACATTTTCAAAAGCTTCTTTTAATTACATCGTTGGTAACGCAGCTGATGAAGAAGTTCTCAGGGAAGCGGGTATTGAAAATGCCTCAACTGTGATTATTACTTTAAACAATGATACCAGTGTAATTTTTGCAACCTTAATCGCAAGAGGGCTAAATCCCCTGGCAAATATTTTTGCCCGTGCCAATTCCGTTGATTCAATTGATAAGATATACAAAGCAGGTGCTGACTACGTTGCATCCCTTTCAATTGTTGCAGGGCAAATGCTTGCAAGAATTACAGCAAGCTGCATTAATGTGGAGTGCGAGGAACTCAAGGAAGAAATTCACCTGTATGAAGGTATTGAAATCGAAAAATACCAGATTCCGGAAAACTCTGCTCTTGCAAGGAAAACACCAAAGGAGCTGGATCTCATAAGGCAAATGGGATGCAGAGTGATAGGAATCCAGACAGGAGACAATGTTATTGTTAAAGGGTTTGAGTCCCATGAACTCCTGCCCGGGGACATTATTGCTGTTGCCGGAACGCTTGAGAGCATAGGCCAGTTCAAGCAACAATACATGCATCCAGTCAATGACTGA
- a CDS encoding sulfite exporter TauE/SafE family protein, producing the protein MLELFEFIPIIFCLSAVFALLGVGGAVIYIPLFYLLGMDLLVAIPLALLLNVVTAGSASITYIHKKTTDFHTAFPIIIAAVIGAPAGAYFTGILPEKTLLILFSLALVIAGIILIRSKDRGTEVHAIPLKKKIFFGSILGFFIGIITGLLGLGGGIFLVPMLLMLGYSTKEAPATSMLVVAFSSLSGFLAHVAEIDIEITFLAALCIAALAGSQIGSRLMYTRKLGLDSHLKIHFRHIFGVLLLFVAVMLQYWNGA; encoded by the coding sequence ATGCTTGAGCTATTCGAATTTATTCCAATAATTTTCTGCCTCTCAGCAGTCTTCGCCCTTCTGGGGGTAGGGGGTGCAGTAATTTATATCCCCCTGTTTTACCTGCTGGGAATGGATCTCCTCGTCGCAATTCCCCTGGCTCTTTTGCTCAATGTAGTAACAGCGGGTTCTGCATCGATTACTTATATTCACAAAAAGACCACTGATTTCCACACGGCATTTCCAATTATAATCGCAGCCGTTATAGGCGCTCCCGCAGGTGCATATTTTACCGGCATCCTGCCTGAAAAGACATTGCTCATACTGTTCAGTCTTGCTCTTGTAATTGCCGGAATCATCTTAATTCGATCAAAGGATCGAGGTACAGAAGTACATGCAATTCCACTGAAAAAGAAGATCTTTTTCGGATCCATCCTTGGTTTTTTCATCGGTATCATAACAGGTCTGCTGGGTCTGGGTGGAGGGATCTTTTTAGTACCAATGCTCCTGATGCTTGGATACAGCACAAAGGAAGCTCCTGCAACATCAATGCTGGTTGTTGCGTTTTCCTCGCTTTCAGGATTCCTGGCACATGTTGCTGAGATTGATATTGAAATCACTTTTCTGGCAGCACTCTGTATCGCAGCCCTTGCAGGAAGCCAGATAGGCTCCCGCCTGATGTACACAAGGAAGCTGGGACTGGATAGCCATCTCAAAATTCATTTCAGGCATATCTTTGGAGTACTTCTGCTTTTTGTTGCGGTTATGCTCCAATACTGGAATGGTGCGTGA
- the pheT gene encoding phenylalanine--tRNA ligase subunit beta, whose product MPIITLDYNDLEELTGSDRDTIIDRVPMIGADIERKEESSIDIEFFPDRPDLYSVEGVARAMRGFMDIEPGLPEYTTKESGVEITLDKKIADIRPVLGCAIVRGINFTSSSIKSLMDLQESLHWGLGRDRKKVSIGVHDLANIKPPFRYMAADPEFEFVPLGFTEPMSMREILEKHPKGVRFANLLEGFDYYPLIKDANDNVLSFPPIINGTLTMVEESTTDLFIDVTGLSKEVYTALNIVVSALAERGARIETVKVISPDGSTQVTPDLSPTVRHLTRDDIESLIGVEMPVDQIVACLEKMRLGAKDAGNGNIEIQVPSFRADILHSYDLIEDIAIGIGYDNIEPVPPKNAAVGAAHPLSLLGTRMREIMVGLGYMEVMPFTLTSERVHFDWMRRPEQEGITKVLKPISEDQTLVRPTILPNLMEILSLNQHHELPQRLFEVGEVVEDCRNRVHLAAISIHSQANFEEVRELVDAVMREKCVEYTTAKSDDPAFIPGRAADIFVDGVQVGVMGEFHPEVLTNFGMGHATVGFEMDITPK is encoded by the coding sequence ATGCCTATAATAACACTGGATTACAACGACCTCGAAGAACTTACCGGAAGTGACAGGGATACAATTATTGATCGTGTCCCCATGATCGGTGCAGACATTGAAAGAAAAGAAGAATCTTCCATTGACATTGAGTTCTTCCCTGACAGGCCCGATCTTTACAGTGTTGAAGGCGTAGCCAGGGCAATGCGTGGTTTCATGGACATTGAACCCGGTCTTCCTGAATACACGACTAAAGAATCAGGTGTTGAAATAACTCTGGATAAGAAAATTGCAGATATTCGTCCGGTGTTAGGCTGTGCAATCGTACGTGGAATCAATTTCACCTCTTCTTCAATCAAATCACTCATGGATCTTCAGGAGTCCCTTCACTGGGGACTTGGAAGGGATCGCAAAAAAGTATCCATAGGTGTTCATGATCTTGCCAATATTAAGCCGCCATTCAGGTATATGGCAGCAGATCCGGAATTCGAGTTTGTGCCACTCGGGTTTACAGAGCCGATGAGCATGCGTGAAATCCTTGAGAAACACCCCAAGGGAGTTCGCTTTGCAAACCTGCTTGAAGGATTTGACTACTACCCGCTTATCAAGGATGCCAATGACAATGTCCTTTCTTTCCCGCCAATCATCAACGGTACTCTGACTATGGTGGAAGAAAGCACAACAGATCTTTTCATTGATGTCACCGGTCTCAGCAAGGAAGTCTATACGGCTCTTAACATTGTGGTTTCCGCTCTTGCTGAGAGAGGCGCCCGGATTGAGACTGTAAAAGTCATCTCTCCTGACGGCAGTACACAGGTTACTCCTGACCTCTCCCCGACTGTTCGTCACCTGACCAGAGACGACATTGAATCCCTTATCGGTGTGGAAATGCCTGTGGACCAAATTGTTGCCTGTCTTGAGAAAATGAGGTTAGGTGCAAAGGATGCCGGGAACGGGAATATTGAGATTCAGGTTCCTTCCTTCAGGGCTGACATACTCCACAGTTATGATTTAATTGAGGATATCGCAATCGGAATTGGTTATGATAATATCGAACCTGTTCCACCCAAAAACGCAGCAGTTGGAGCGGCACATCCACTCTCCCTTCTTGGCACAAGAATGCGTGAGATAATGGTTGGTCTGGGGTATATGGAAGTCATGCCATTCACCCTTACAAGCGAAAGGGTTCATTTTGACTGGATGAGGCGCCCGGAGCAGGAGGGAATCACAAAAGTCCTGAAACCGATTAGCGAGGACCAGACACTTGTGCGTCCTACCATCCTGCCAAACCTGATGGAAATACTGTCATTAAACCAGCACCATGAGCTTCCACAGCGCCTTTTTGAAGTCGGTGAAGTAGTGGAAGATTGCAGAAACCGTGTTCATTTAGCAGCTATTTCCATTCATTCACAGGCAAACTTTGAGGAAGTCAGGGAATTGGTTGATGCCGTGATGAGAGAGAAATGCGTGGAGTATACCACTGCCAAGTCCGATGATCCGGCCTTTATTCCGGGCAGAGCTGCTGATATTTTTGTTGACGGAGTTCAGGTTGGAGTCATGGGTGAATTCCACCCCGAAGTGCTCACCAATTTTGGAATGGGACACGCTACCGTAGGCTTTGAAATGGACATTACTCCAAAATAA